The window ATAAGTGAAGTTGTTATATGAGAGATCGTTTGACAATCAATTAGATATATATATAAAGGAAGTTATCGGATGATAAATAGGTTGATTACGGAACATGAAAGTTGCGTAAATGTAGAGCAAACCAAGGAACCAGAGCTGGTTTTCCATCAGTTTTTTGCGAATTACGGCCTTACACAGCGTGAATCGGAAATTCTTTCTCTACTTGTAACCCATGGATATACCAACCGTGAGATTGCTGAAAGTTGTTACATCAGTGAGAAAACGGTGAAAATACATCTGGCTAATATTATGAGCAAAATTGGTATAGGCTCGATGCGAAAGCTGCTTGCGATGCTTCTGCAGCAGGCTTTAACACTTTCAAATCGAACGAGTGAATCCAGTAGAATAACGACAATAGGGATGAGCTAAGACCCAAGAGAAGACTCCTAAAACAGGGATTCTTCTCTTTTTTTATGAGGATTTTCCTTGATACAATTTGGAACCTAAATAGCAATAATTATATTGACATGATACAAAAAGTATCTTAAAGTAATACTTAACATTATGATACAAATAGTATCAAAGGATGCGTTATTTTCTACCAAATGTAAAGTAGACTTTCTACGGAGGGGAATCATGGAAATCAATTTTAAAGAATATCTACTGATTATAAAGAAACGCTTGTGGCTCATCATTTTTTGCGTACTGGTGACAACCATTTTAACAGCGTGGTATACCTCATCCAATTATCAGCCTATTTACCAAGCTTCGACCAAGTTGATCGTCAATAAAACCTTTGAACAGGATCAATCAGGCACGGAACAAATCGATTATGGGGCGATCGGTGTGAATATGGCCCTCATTAATACCTATAAAGAAATCATCAGGACCCCAGCTATTATGGATAAAGTCGTTCAACGATACCCCGATTTAAATGTATCCACAGACCAACTAATTTCAATCGTCAATGTTTCCAATCTCAATGAAACACAAGTCATGTCGATCGTTGCACGGCATTTTTCCCATGAAAGAGCAGTGAGAATCGCGAACGCCGTTTCGGATGTCTTTCAATCCGAAATCCCCAAGATTATGAAAGTTGATAATATAACCATTTTAAATAGAGCCAAAGTACAGGACAATCCCATACCCATTAATAAAAAATCTAATCAATACATCATTTTAAGCTTTGTAGCCTCCCTAGCAGTAATGGTCGGTCTTACCTTCCTGCTAGATGCATTAGACGATACGTTAAAAACAGATGAAGATATTCGCGAGGTATTTGAAGTATCGACAATAGGGTACATACCTAAAGTGAAAAACAAAGAATTGCGAACCAAGCAAAAAAATAAATTTAGAAAAAAAGCAGGGGAACCGTCATATGCCAAAACCATCTAATAATTCTACAATTATGATGCAAGTTCATCCGGATTCCTCCACCTCCGAAGCTTATCGTTCTTTAAGATTTAATATTGAATGCTCCGTCTTCGGACGTGAGGCGAAGACGATTACGATTACTTCATCTGGGCGAGGTGAAGGGAAAACGACGACAGCCGTTAATTTGGCAGTGGCTTATGCTCAGATCGGAAAAAAAGTGATTCTGCTTGATGCGGATTTGCGTAATCCTTCTATCCATCTTGCATTTGGTGAAGATAATGGCATTGGATTGACGAATTATTTGGTACATCAGAACGCATTGGATGGGATCATACGAGAAACAATCATTGAAAATCTGTCTATTTTGACCACAGGACCTGTGCAACAGAATCCGTCCAGTTTATTGGCATCGAAATCTATGGATGACCTCTTGGTAGAACTAAGAGCGAAATACGACATGGTTATTGTGGATACAACATCGGTCTTAACATTAACTGACGCCAAAATAATGGCGAGTAAATGCGATGGGGTGCTTCTCATTGTGGAATATGGCAAGGTGAAGCGTGGCGCAGCCAAGAAGGTGAAAGAGGAGCTAATGCTCGCGAAAGCCAAGTTGATTGGGGTGGTTATGAACGAAATAAAAGACCATCATGCGGCAACTTATCTGTAAGCTTTGTCTGAAAAAATTGTAGTAAGGGGAGCGAGTTTATAGCTAATGAGACAAAAAAGACGAAAGCCGCATCGGCGAGCCGTGAGAACCGCCTGTATCCTGACGCTGAGCTTTGGCATTCTGGCCGGATGCTCAGATACAGCCCCGTTAAATCCGGATGCTAATTCTGTCTATCAGGAGCAAGCGTTAAAAAGTGTTAAAGTATTTAAGGTCATAAATCAAAAAATTGGAGATCCGCTCGAACGTGCAGCGGAAGTTCATTCCTCCGTTCAATTTGATGTTACAGCCAAGGTTGCTGGGGACATTGACCAAATCCTGAAAAAGCGCGGGGATATGCTTCAAGAAGGAGACGTCATCGTCAAATTGAAGTCAAGCGAGGCCTCAGCCCAGCGAGAAGCAGCGGATGCGGCTGTCAAAACGGCCCAGGAAGCCATAGAAAAAGCGAAAATTAGAGCAAAAAAAGAAATGGAAAGCCAGAAGTTGGAAATGAGCAACACCATTCAAAAAATGGAGTTAGGCATGACGACCTTACTGCGGAATTACAATAAAATGAAAAACGACTATGATATTGGTCTGGTTACGAAAGCCCAGCTGTATCAGATGGAAAACCAAATGATGAATGCCCGCATGGATCTGGATCAGCTCAAACATAAACTAAGCATTTTGGAACCGATTGATGCTACTTCCGAATTGGAAGATCAGCTCAAAAATGCCCGAATTACT is drawn from Paenibacillus sp. V4I7 and contains these coding sequences:
- a CDS encoding response regulator transcription factor, with the translated sequence MINRLITEHESCVNVEQTKEPELVFHQFFANYGLTQRESEILSLLVTHGYTNREIAESCYISEKTVKIHLANIMSKIGIGSMRKLLAMLLQQALTLSNRTSESSRITTIGMS
- a CDS encoding YveK family protein; the protein is MEINFKEYLLIIKKRLWLIIFCVLVTTILTAWYTSSNYQPIYQASTKLIVNKTFEQDQSGTEQIDYGAIGVNMALINTYKEIIRTPAIMDKVVQRYPDLNVSTDQLISIVNVSNLNETQVMSIVARHFSHERAVRIANAVSDVFQSEIPKIMKVDNITILNRAKVQDNPIPINKKSNQYIILSFVASLAVMVGLTFLLDALDDTLKTDEDIREVFEVSTIGYIPKVKNKELRTKQKNKFRKKAGEPSYAKTI
- a CDS encoding CpsD/CapB family tyrosine-protein kinase; translated protein: MPKPSNNSTIMMQVHPDSSTSEAYRSLRFNIECSVFGREAKTITITSSGRGEGKTTTAVNLAVAYAQIGKKVILLDADLRNPSIHLAFGEDNGIGLTNYLVHQNALDGIIRETIIENLSILTTGPVQQNPSSLLASKSMDDLLVELRAKYDMVIVDTTSVLTLTDAKIMASKCDGVLLIVEYGKVKRGAAKKVKEELMLAKAKLIGVVMNEIKDHHAATYL
- a CDS encoding efflux RND transporter periplasmic adaptor subunit — translated: MRQKRRKPHRRAVRTACILTLSFGILAGCSDTAPLNPDANSVYQEQALKSVKVFKVINQKIGDPLERAAEVHSSVQFDVTAKVAGDIDQILKKRGDMLQEGDVIVKLKSSEASAQREAADAAVKTAQEAIEKAKIRAKKEMESQKLEMSNTIQKMELGMTTLLRNYNKMKNDYDIGLVTKAQLYQMENQMMNARMDLDQLKHKLSILEPIDATSELEDQLKNARITLQQIDQSMKSLEVKAPVSGLLTEMPLEGWMSLQPGATIGVIQRLDPIKIKAQLTEEETKRLSDKTELSYFIAGTKQKYKGRISYLSKVIDPETKAYEINLEVPNKDLALKPGMKLRIQMTEEKDQIVPTVPTYSIVKEGDDAFVFVLTGDIVEKRSVQLGRLNEPNQEVLSGVKEGELVVKSNPNQLRDKEKVQMTAIEEQ